Proteins encoded by one window of Streptococcus sanguinis:
- the pepF gene encoding oligoendopeptidase F has product MAKQRNEIEEKYTWDLSTIFPTDEAFEAELAQVSEEVKKAASLAGHLLDSADSLLTTTEIQLDLMRRIEKLYSYAHMKNDQDTRVAKYQEYQAKGMTLYSNFGQSFAFYEPEFMAITEEQYQAFLAEQQALQQYQHYFDKLLKKKAHILTQREEELLAGAGEIFGAAGETFAILDNADIVFPMVHDEDGNEVQLSHGNYITLVESKNREVRKEAYEALYSVYEQYQHTYAKTLQTNVKVHNYNAKVRKFSSAREAALSADFIPESVYDSLVSAVNKHLPLLQRYIALRAKILGISDLKMYDMYTPLSETDYKFTYEEALAKSEEVLAILGEDYLSRVKTAFSERWIDVHENQGKRSGAYSGGSYDTNAFMLLNWQDTLDNLFTLVHETGHSMHSSYTRETQPYVYGDYSIFLAEIASTTNENILTEKLLEEVEDDATRFAILNHFLDGFRGTVFRQTQFAEFEHAIHKADQEGQVLTSEFLNELYADLNEKYYGLKKEDNPQIQYEWARIPHFYYDYYVFQYSTGFSAASALAEKIVHGSQEDKDKYLDYLKAGNSDYPLNVIKKAGVDMEKEDYLNAAFAVFERRLDEFEALVEKLGLA; this is encoded by the coding sequence ATGGCAAAACAAAGAAATGAAATTGAAGAAAAATATACTTGGGATTTGAGTACTATTTTCCCAACAGATGAAGCCTTTGAAGCGGAGTTAGCGCAGGTTTCAGAAGAAGTGAAGAAAGCAGCTAGTCTAGCTGGACATTTGTTGGATTCAGCGGACAGTCTCTTAACAACGACTGAAATCCAGCTGGACTTGATGCGTCGTATTGAAAAGCTTTATTCTTATGCTCATATGAAGAATGACCAGGATACACGTGTGGCTAAGTACCAAGAGTATCAGGCTAAAGGCATGACTCTATATAGCAACTTTGGTCAAAGCTTTGCTTTCTATGAGCCAGAATTTATGGCGATTACAGAAGAGCAGTACCAAGCTTTCTTGGCTGAGCAGCAAGCCTTGCAGCAGTATCAGCATTATTTTGACAAGCTTTTGAAAAAGAAAGCCCACATCCTGACACAACGTGAAGAGGAGCTATTGGCCGGTGCTGGTGAAATTTTTGGTGCAGCGGGCGAAACCTTTGCTATCTTGGATAATGCAGATATCGTCTTTCCGATGGTGCATGACGAAGATGGAAATGAAGTTCAGCTCAGCCACGGTAACTATATCACCTTGGTCGAGTCTAAGAACCGAGAGGTCCGTAAGGAAGCTTATGAAGCACTTTATAGCGTATACGAGCAGTATCAGCATACCTACGCTAAGACTCTGCAGACCAATGTCAAGGTTCACAATTACAATGCGAAAGTCCGCAAGTTTTCATCTGCCCGCGAAGCGGCCTTGTCAGCGGACTTCATTCCAGAAAGTGTTTATGACAGCCTAGTTTCAGCTGTCAATAAGCATTTGCCTCTTTTGCAGCGTTATATCGCTTTGCGAGCGAAGATTTTAGGAATTTCTGATTTGAAGATGTATGATATGTACACTCCTTTGTCAGAGACAGACTATAAATTCACTTATGAGGAAGCCTTGGCTAAGTCTGAGGAAGTTTTGGCTATTCTGGGTGAGGATTATTTGAGCCGAGTGAAGACAGCTTTTTCAGAGCGATGGATTGATGTTCATGAAAATCAAGGCAAGCGCTCAGGGGCATACTCTGGCGGTTCTTATGACACCAACGCCTTTATGTTGCTCAACTGGCAGGACACGCTGGATAATCTCTTTACCTTGGTGCACGAGACAGGCCACAGTATGCACTCCAGCTACACCCGTGAGACCCAGCCTTATGTCTATGGAGACTATTCTATCTTCCTAGCTGAGATTGCTTCGACGACTAATGAAAACATCCTGACAGAGAAGCTCTTGGAAGAAGTAGAAGACGATGCTACCCGCTTTGCTATTCTCAACCACTTTTTGGACGGCTTTAGAGGTACGGTCTTCCGTCAAACCCAGTTTGCTGAGTTTGAGCACGCTATCCACAAGGCTGACCAAGAAGGGCAAGTTTTGACCAGCGAGTTTCTCAATGAGCTCTATGCTGACTTGAACGAGAAATACTATGGACTGAAAAAAGAAGATAATCCACAGATTCAGTACGAATGGGCTCGGATTCCTCATTTCTACTATGATTACTATGTTTTCCAATATTCGACAGGATTTTCAGCGGCTTCTGCCTTGGCTGAAAAGATTGTCCATGGCAGTCAGGAAGACAAGGATAAGTATCTGGACTATCTCAAAGCTGGGAACTCTGACTACCCACTCAATGTCATCAAAAAAGCAGGTGTGGATATGGAGAAAGAAGACTACCTAAATGCTGCTTTTGCTGTTTTTGAGCGTCGTCTGGATGAATTCGAAGCCTTGGTAGAAAAGTTGGGACTGGCATAA